Genomic DNA from Larus michahellis chromosome 3, bLarMic1.1, whole genome shotgun sequence:
TTTGCTTTCAGTACAAAGACAGTTAACTGTTTCTTACCTTAAGCTCTGCAGTTTCATCAGAGAGAATGTCTTTTTGTTCTCGGGCCACTTTCACAGATTCCTTCGCTTCTTTTATCTAAGCACAGAAACAACCAAACAGAACTGAGGGAACTGTCGACATAATACTcattaagaacagaaaataagtaTATATTAGCTGTTGCACTGACTGTGTAATTAAACCAGTAACAGAAAATTAGGAAGCAAAGGACAAGAACCTAGTACACTACCTTTTGATCATATTCTGAAATCTTTTCTaagatttctgttttttcttgcagaaggtttttaatcttttcagcaagctgcttttcagtcactaggaagaaaaagaaagtttacagTAACTGCACTTCATATCcaggggtgggaaaaaaaaaaataaatcagagctaTCATTACTATCACATTAGGGCACATTTTCAAGCAAGGCCTAAAGCATAAATCAGGATCGCGTTAATTCCCTAGCAGTCAGCCTGCAGGATTCTAAGCATCTccagctttcatttaaagttaggATTGAAAACAAGACAGTAAAGCATTGAGCACTGACACAAAGCATATAGCTCTTGCACCAACTTCACAGAAGCTGGTCAGAGAACACATAGTAGAGCAGAGTAAAGAGCTCACTACACACAGATGAGGTATGTTCAAGGGAAGAACTGGCAGTGAGAACATCAGCAGTCTCAGACTGCTGCTGTGACCCTCAGGGAGATGCAACACCTTCCCTAACAACCACTTCTTCCTACTGAATTGAAACTGAATGTTTGGTCAGCACAGATAATAGGATGAAAGCTCTGAAAGACCtactggaaacagaaaagagacTGTCAGCTAGTAGTCAGCATCAGTAAGCCTCAAGGAACTGCACCGCTTTCCAACAGACCTCGAAAGGGCTGTGACCCAGCAATAGTTCTTCAGGCATGCATTTGTTTCTCAACCTAAACGAGTTGCCAACCAACCCTTAGGATTCAACAAAAATCATTAACATACTTAAATTATTATTGCAAATTAATTTAAAGACCATCCAATTGTCAATATTTTTCAAGTCGTAAACCACCCCTGTATTTGAACACCCCAAGCCCCATTTGCCTCACAGCAAATCCTGCAGCACAAACAGGAAGCACTGGTTGTTCCAACTGCATCCCACAGGGCCAAATTGCAACTGCtactcctccctcccctcccacatgAGGGCTTCTGGGCCAGAAAGCCCTTCCTgctctggggaggggagggccaACAAGCAACTGCTGAGGTACAAGACAGTTCTCAGCAGTTTAAGGGGTGCAAGAACCCCCCTGTATTAGCTTGGTCTCCCAATTTTACTACCATCATGAAGAGTGGATAATAGATTTTATCTCTGTGACTCCACTGTTAATATTCCTCTATTTTGCATAAAGATTTTAAGTATATCTATTTGTTCTTAGCTTTAGTACTTTTATTCTGTATCATATAGAAGagtatttttggggaaaaaagagagtatTAGACCCATGTTCCTCATTTTTTTGGGGTGGGCTGCTGAGTAATTTCTACACCACCAATATCAATGTTTTTCCCCCTCCAACAACAATTGTTTTGCAGTATAGAAATCACTTTACTGATCTAAGGGCTTTTTTTTAGCTCATCAATTCTGCATTAATTGTATAGGAGGAAACAGCAGTATAACTACAATGAAACTAGAGAGGAATGACTGAGGAGCATGGTCTGTGtgaaagaaagaggcagagaTTCACATGAAgacaatttttcatatttttgttttgtattcaaTTATGAATTTCAGCAATCACCCACTTTGAATTCTATTTCTTTTCAATTCAGTAAAACTTCAATTTTATATACTTGAAGCTGGAGAAATACTCTTGTAAAAAGCAACGTGCTAGCCACAGGAATATCTGCATGTTTAGGCCTACATTTAGAAAGTCTCTTTGCAACTGCACCGCAGTCAGTTTCAGGCTCCCCTCAATCCAAAAAGACAAGAGGAACTAGCTACTGCTTTCTGTGAGAAGCAACAAGCAAAAGCAGATCCACTGGTaatcagaaaaccaaaacaaactctgTCCCACTGCCATCATACCAGTAAACCAATGGATCACATTTATGTTGAACAAGGTGGGGCTTTTCCTGGACCTTTAATTTGCAGGTACGAGTTGCATTGTTTCTCCCAGTCAAAGCATTatcaaaagcaaaactgaaatccTCAGACTGAAATATCATCTACCAGCCTAGTTTACACCATAACCCCAGAATTAGCATTCTCTTTCAAAGGGAATGAAGATGAATACTTGTTCCTCTGAAACCATCTTCAAAACTTTTACATGCCTAAGCATCAAGTACactgaaaagcacagagaaacttACCTTGATATATTCTACTCTTTAcctacagaagaaataaataataaaaaaatataattagccATATAAACTGCTAAGTGAAAAATGCTATTAGTTTTCCCCATAGAAAAAAGTCACCACTTATACACGGACTAAAGAACCATATAGAAAACACATCTAACATTGCCAACAAGAGTGTTGAATAACACTACAAACAAGCTTAAGCTGTTTTCTAATAAAAGCTTCTAGGTTAATTCCCTGTCCTGGAGCCTTAGTAAACGTCTGTTTACCCAGTCACTAAAAGGATAGCAGTAACTGCCCACATCCAATTTgcaacaaagaaaatgaaaccattttGCATCAAACAACAGCGATGAACTcgcaaacacaaaaaaacccacttgcatTCCAGTTCTGATCCTTTTAAAGCAATGTATGTTTACGTGACACTTGCTCATTTTGAAAGTAACACCTTTAAAGGAGAATTTCAGAAGCTTTCTTTTTATGCTGTTATATAAATGCTATTTTACATTTGAAACTGACCTAGTATATTCAATTTCAAAcctaagcaatgaaaaaaaaccctatcagtttttatatttagtatttattaCAGATAATATttagtattaatttatttttctcaagcAAAAATGAAGTATTCTACAGACTTCCAGAACACATCATCACTGAATTGGACAGCTGTAAAATAAACTGCCCCATTTGATTTTCATCTATCAGTTCCCAAGGAGATGCATGGCTATACTTCAGAGCTAGTGATGGTATTTTTCTTGCACAGGAAGTTATCCACGTAGAAAACAGGGGGAAAATACAGAGTGAGGAGCAGAGCGGGGAAGGAGCTCTCCAGTGAGAATATCAGGTGTTTAGGATCCTAAATAAGGCACCTAGAAGCAACTGGACAATATGACGGGAGCAGGGGGATTAACTGCTTGTTTTGGAGATAGTCAGCAACAGGCTTGAGCACATGGAAGGCTTCTCATTTCAAAGATATGCTGACCCTTTCCTTGGCCTTCTTGATTTATATCATACTCCCTTATTTTGCCTTCAGAACTGACCCTTTCTAAAAAGTCTTCAATTAATAGCCTAAAGGAAATGCTTCTTagcttgaagaaaattacaacTTACTTTAGCTATTAAGCCCAGCATTTAGTTCACATTAACACTctaaaagtaaaaagtaaaaccaTGAAAGACTACATATTGCTTTTGACCCAGGTAATGCTGAAACAGTTTAACCATACAAAAGACCGCACAGTAAGTGAAATATCAGCAGGCTCGCAACCATAAAGTGTACTCACTGAAAGGCAGGTTCTCCAGAAAATTATAGCAAACGTGGCAATTCCCACTAAGGCAGTGATAATAATAGGCTCCCATGGAAGTCCATGGAAATCAGGCCCAGGACGAATTTCCTCAGGCAGAGTAGCGACCAACTGAAAACCAACAACATTGACAACTATgaatatgttttcattaaatactgAGGCAAAATAAGAAGTCTGCCAAACGCTTTTACTCCTCTCATAAAACCAGAGAAGCATCTAGAgctttcttgcagtttttctgTAAACTGAAAATCgaaaatgaagaaaaccacaAAGCAGCTTGAACCTTGCATTTCAACTCAAAAGTCTGAGTATCTGGAAGACACCTGACAGTAACAACCTCTTGGCAAAGAGCAGCTACACCAAAATAAGCTGATACACGCATCCTGCGTTACACAGGACTACATTATTTGATCTGTTTCCAAATAAAGCTATAAGGATGGAAAAATATAGgataaaaccccacaaaccagcTTTACATCTGGATGTTGGTAACAATCCAGTAAAAATGGCTCAGATCTTTTCCTTGCTGTCACCCTGGTCACAGGGTCATATGTGTCTCGTCATACGTCTCTCTGAAAGCCAGAGAGCACCAACTGCCTGAAAAAAGCTGTGAATATACCTGGTACAGATTACAAGGCTGATACCAACATGGCACTGGGAAAATAAACTGTAGGAGACACACAGAAacccctgccttctccctggcCGCAACTGGCAGAAGCGTGACATTGAGGCCACACGCTTCCCCCCCGCAGAGCCCAACCTCGGGGCGAGCTGGTGTTTTCGCAGGCACCCTCTCCGCCGGGGTGCCGGGGAAAGGCGAGAGGCCGGGCAGCCACCCCCTGCAGGCGCTGAGGCCGCCAGACGCCTCCGCTCCCGCAGGGCTGCCCCACatcgccgggcggggcgggggggaggagggccGAGGAAAAACAGCCCCTTGGCGACAGCAGGGAGGCGAATCCCCTCAGGGACAGGGAGCCACGTCCGCCTCGGCCCGTCTCCCTCGGAGGTTGGGTCACTTGGGGCGCCGCGTCTCCCGGTTTGGACCGGTGGGGCCCCTTCCGCCACCTGTCACGGCCAACGGCCGTTAACGGCTACGAACAGCCAACAGACCcgccctccctcttccccaccccaccccccgccaccccacccGCGCACCTGCAgcagccgccccgccgggggctcCGCCAGGCgcgcgccgccaccgccgcccgcggGCTCCATGGCGGCGCGAGCCAACTTCCACGCACACGTCAGCCCAGAGtgacacccccgcccccccccccccgccccggccccgcgccgcctcgCGCGCGCGTACGTCATCGCCGcgcgccgccgccacccgcaTGCGCCGGCGCCGCCATCTCCGCCACTCACCTGCCGCAGCAGCTGCCGAGCCGCCGGCGCCGCCTGACCCAGGACTCCCCGTGAGGCGGCGTCTGCCTCCGGCCCGCGTCCTACCGGCCGCCCGGCCTCCTCCTCGGGGCCTGGAgcgagagagggagaggagagaggggttACCCGACTGAGCGGCCCGCGCCCGCCGCAGCGGGGCCTGCTGACAGGGGAGGGCTGCAGTGGCCGCTTCTGCCACCGTACCCCCAGGCACCCCCGCGGTTTCTGCggcacagaatggtttaggttggaagggaccttaaagatcatctcgttccaacccccctgccctgggcagggacacctcccaccagaccaggctgctcaaagccccatcctgcctggcctggaacacctccagggatggggcagccacagcttctctgggcaacctgggccagtgtctcaccactctaatacctaatctaaatctcccctcttccagtttaaaaccattacccctcgtcctgtcactgcaaGATTTCAGATTACAGTCACCAGTTCTCCAGAGCAttgaaaaaaagaggcaaaagtcCTTTACAAAGGATAGCGATATTCCATGGGCCGCTTTAGAAAAGGTAGCACAGAGAGGTAGACAGACAAAATCACTTCGCCAAGCCTGCCTCAGACAGAGCACATGCAGCTCCTACAGCAGCAagtcaaacaacaacaacaaaaagcacacACTCTTCAATTCCTCTTCAAATCAATAAACCATCATCTTCTCATAAGTTTACAGCACTGCTAGTATGGCATAAGCTCTCTTAATTGCTAGAGAAAGATCTGTCTTTAAGGATCCCGGAACACCACAAGTGAGCTGAGGTGACTGTATCCATACCAGAGCAGAGCATACTGTAACGGAATAATATGTCCGTTAAAAACTCATCTGCATTAAATATTCATTTGTGTTTTACcagtaattatttaattaaaaaaaaattaggaataatcatattttcttgcaaagaaaaatagTCCAAAAATTATATTTGACCTATAAATGCCACCACATAAATGACAACCACCTTTACTTTCATCCTGATCTGaatcctgcctcctcctctcacTGCTACTGTTGCCATGAATGCAGGTTAGCAGATCTAAATAACCACCTGCCCAGCCTGATGTTACATTGTGGAACAGCTTCTTTGACCAGCACTTCTACAAACGTTTGCCATTTTTCCTCAGCACTTCTAGCAGTCCACATAGGAATGCCTGCCAAACAGCATTTAACCACAATTAAGGAAGGAATGGAAGATGGTCTAAAATACAACCAAACATCCGACGGCTTAACCACGTAAGTAATCCACCagccatttaaaattcattaagtGTCTTTGCATTCAAGCTAAAGCTTCCCACAGAACTGAGAAGCTGCTCAAAAGTGTGTAGTTATGGGGATGGTACAGTACCTCCATAGCATACAAAAACGAAGGAAGATGTGCCTGAATTTTGTCTAAACGCTCAGTGAAACCTGTTTTATTGAGCGTAATCAGAGGTGAATGCAGAACAGCAAAGCTGAGCTTAGCACCGAGAATGGAGTCAAAGGTAGTTTAATGCCAACACAGAGCTGGGGAAGATGACAGTAATGGGATCCCTCCTTGGGATAACTACCAGTAAGCACACTTGCTCCAGAGGGAGAAGGGCCTCAGAGGAACAGAGTCAAACATTCCTCCTACGACAACAAACACCTTAGCCAGAAATTACTGAACTGCTTGAGGGAAGCTACACTCCATCTTTCCGGGAAAGTAATATAGCCCAGAGTCACAGGTTaagaagagcaagaagagagCGCGCATGATTCAATAGCCTTAGGTTAGACTGTCAGTCCCCCTGCAAGACGGAGAAAACCTGGGCTGATGGTACATTTCCAGTGATTTCTGCTCTTTATCCACTACCATCCTGAGACACAGTCCACCAGCCCGAGCACAGAGCTCTGACTATGACACTTACaggaaaatttttattatttctatagTGCAAAAAGGTAGTAGAAAAACCTCTCTGTCGGGATGAGTGGTAGCGAAACAATACTGCCACTAGAGGGACTCTTAGGGATCAGTGAAAGCCACTAGGATTACAGCAACATACAATCAAAATACTAGCAAAAACGTTGGTATTGGCCTAAAACCCATTCAGCCATGCTCCTCTTAAAGAGCAAAAGAACAGAATAACCCACTTCCAAAAGGTTACCTGCAGCAGCGTCTTCCCTGGCACTCTGTCCAGAATCAATTGACCCAAAGGAAGTATCTTCCAGCACCGATCCTCTTTCACTATCATACCCTTCTTCAGCTTCTCTACTGTCCGACAAGTTATCCTCTTCATGCTCAGGTGGAATATTAAcagccctctcctccttcttctcaaTAGGCTGTTCCGGCCTCTCATCTTCAAGCTGCTGAAATTTCTGGTTGCTCTCATCAACGGCATTTGGGTTTCTGATGGAAACTCTGTCATATTCAGCCTGTTTTGCGCCATCTATGACAGAGGGGGAGATAATTAAGCACTGAGCTAATGTATATTTCTTACCTATGGCTGCCTCCAGTGAAAAATACTGCATTTGACAAAGCTTTCTTGACACTTAAAAACTTCAGCTTGTGTACCGCTTCCAATATATTCTCAATCAACTTTCAGTAACATCTAATTAAATGTTTATATGGTATTTATGCAAGGTATCAACCACTGACCTTGCAATGAAATATTGCAAGgtgaaatattttcagcattCGTGACTTTATCCATACTTATCATGCACTACTGTGAAAGTAGCCTTGCTAAGACCACGTTTTACCACCTTGCACATTAATTGGAAAAAACAGCAAGTTTGCAGCAGACTCTACCACTAGTTCTTCCCCCGTCAAAGGAGCTGTTTGTTGACTATTTCTGCTTACACGCTCTTTTATGAATGTGGGCAAAAATTAGATGATAGGGACACCTGAGATTTTATGTGGATGGATTGAGTACCTGAACTTTGCATAAATCACTGGATCTCTCATACTTAGGTGCTAGCTAGTTCAGGAAAAAGAGACTGCTCTAAACCCTCTAGAAAATTCAGCACATCAGTGTATCTGAATCCCTGTTTCTTGAGAGGGGGAGGTATAGACATGACCTGAATGGCTCCTTCTAACCATATCCATGCACGGGTCCCACTTTCTTGCACAGAACCTGGCCTATAAGAACAGACATGCTGAGCTCAACATTTTCTCTCAGGATTTGTCCCTGGAACACCCATCACAATGCCAAAATTATGCATTAACAATAAGCAAAATCCCAGCGGACGCCACAGGGTGTCTTTCAATTCTGCTCCCTCACCCTCTTCTTAAAGCTCCTCTAGGTTACATAGTGTTGTCTGAGATAGGGTTTTACTTCCTTTTCATCTACTTATTAAATAGTTTAACATCCTACCTTGAACGTGCAGCTGATCATCTTCCAGTTCTGGAATAGATGCAAGTGGGACACTCTCACTAGCAGATGAATATTTACTCCTTAAAGAATATATTAATTCTTGAATATCATCCATCAGTGCGCTCTCCTCATCATACAAATCCATCTCTCTCACCACCTCCTCTTTATTTTCTGCCACTCTGGAATCCAGAATTTTTCCCACAACATCCATAATGCTTGATTCTGAAAACTCAAGTATCTGGTCCAAGGCTTTTTCTATATCTTCATTATTATGGCTTGCCTTCCGAGCAAGCTCCATCTCTACCTTCATGTCGTGAAACATGGCTTCTATCCTAACCACGTGTTGGAGCCCGAGGTACTTTTGTAGACGGATTACACGCTTTTCATCAAGAAAATCTCTCATTATCGTGAGCCGCTTCACAGACTCACTGAAGCCTGTTGCAGTGTCATTTGTGGCTGCTGAGCtgtcagcagggctggggaaatGTGCAGATTGCTGGTGGTCGTTTCTTGTATGCTCTAAATTTTGCACCTCCTCTGAGTCTTTCTGTGAAACGCCCTCCGGGAGATGATCTTTCCTTTGGTAAAAGTCATTGCTGTCTTCCGTGTCAGGAAATTGGAAATTATGTTCTTCCACAGCTGATGGTTCCTCAGCTTCAGAAGACTCCTCATCATCTTCCATGACACGTTCCATCTCATCCAATTTAGCATGTTCACTCACTGGTACATCAGCCTCTTTGTTCCCAGTCTCACTTGCACCTTGCATGCTGATTGGTTTTTTAGCCTCCTTAGAAAACGGGTTTGTTTCCTCTCCCGTTTCGTAAGTAGGATTTGCAGTTACTGAAACAGCTTCGCCTAGTACTTCTAATTCGGGGTTTGTACTTTTGACATCTAGTTTATCATCCTGTACGTTTGCAGCCCTTGCTTGCAACAGCTTTGCACTTGCAGCATTCTCATCTTCCAGTAGCTCTTCCTCTACTTGTTTCATGTCAGGGTTGTCTTCATCATCTGGCTCTTCAGATTGGAATTCTGGTGTTAGTGTCCTTTCTTTAGCTAAATTTGTGCCAAGATTTCCATCTGAATCTGTATCCTCAGTACGAGCAGTTCCTTGCTGAGTAAGATTCTCTCCATTAGTATTCTGTGTAgtgctttttgatttttcttcaggGGAGCTTTTCTCAATGCTTTCTTCAAATACTGTCATCTTGCCAAGATTTCTTGAAAGCTCTTCTTTCACATCTGCCTCTGAATACTCAGTCTCATTTTCCCATGGCCTAGGTTGCTCAACAGCTCCTCTGTGGCTTGGGGCTCCCTCCCCTGCAGGGGTTTCTTTCaagtttctcctttttatttcaggTTCTTTGGGAAGCGAGGTGGTTTTTTGATTTTCACGATCAGTGACCCCTGTTTGTTTCAAATCTTCATGTCTCAGAAGTTCTTTCTCCACAATAGGCATTCCATGTTCCAGTTTCTCTTTCAAGATGGCAGTATCTCCTAAGTCACTTTGAGATGCATTTTTTACTTCTTCCACTGGTTTGGCTGGAACATCAACAGAAGGCTTGTTCTCAGCTCTTactttctcctttgttttctcccatagctctttgtgctttaaatcacTTTCCAAGACCTCTTCCAAGATGTCATCCTCAAactttttctcatctttctctaTCTGAGCAAGTGGCACTCTTTCTGGACTTCTGTTGGTATGACCAACAGGTGGTTTTAAAGCATCTTCCTTGCTTTTAACAAATGATTTGGACTCCAGATCATCTCCCAGATTAGGCAAAACATGAGGATCAGGCACAGCCATACTCTTCAGCTTGTCAGTATGTGGCTCAGTTCCATCAACCATGAGCTGCTCTTCAAACTGTtcagttgtgtttgttttttcttttgaacccAGATCACCTGTACCCACAGGCTCCTTTCTAAGGAGTTCTTTGGAGAGATCCTCAGGTTGAGTTGATGCTGGTGCTTCTCTTTTACTAATTAGCATCACCTCatcctgtttctcttttgtttgtttagattCAGACCTGTCCACACTTACACTATCACCTGACTTCTTGCTCTTACTGAAGGCATCCTTAAGAATTAATGCATCTGAATCGAGTTCTTCCTTATTGTCTCTTTGGTTATTTAGCTCTGTAGCACCCTTCGCATCTTCATCAGGTTCATGATTTTGTGACTCAATGTCATTGCTTTCATCGTCCTCTGAATCCACTGGGGATGTAgtttcttcctctgctgtaaAAGACAGCAAAGGGATTTCTTCAGACTGATCTGCAAAGTCTGACTCCTCTGCATCATGAGCATTAATGCTCAAATCTTCATCAAAATCATCTTCCAGCGATGTAACAAGGCGAGTCACTTCATCATCCGATACAACAGCATCAGCAGTTGAGccatattttgttttcaagtttgcAGAAAGCTCTCTGTTTAAAAGTGTATAGGCATTGACTTCTTCATTCTCTTTGTCAAGTGGACTGGCTTCACCCTGAGGAATACTAGTGTTTTTGGTATTTTCACTTTCTAGCCCTTTAAGTTTCCCATGTAGCATTCCTTTCAAGTGCTCATGTGCAATTTGATCTCCCTGAGAGTTTTCTTCGTGACTACTGTCACTGGAGTCTCCCCCAGTGTTTTCAGTTCCTTCTGTAAGAGAACTGTCTACTTCCTCTGTCATGGCGAGGGCTTCCTTGTCTTCTTCCGTGCTTAGTGCAAGACCGTCTGTCTCCAAAGCATCAAGGGACTTTACCGTATCGACCTTTTCAATCTCCACATCCCTCTCAATTCCTTCAGCTGGTTTTGTCCCTGGATCACTTGGTTCAGTTTCCCCCTCATTTGCTATCGTCTCTTGTAATGACTTCAAAAGCTCATCCACATTATAATTATCAAAATCATCCCTTCCGCCATCAAAGCAAACAAAGTCtgtttcctgaaatgaaaaacaatatgTAGtcacaaatattattttatttattacagtgaTGAGACAAAATCCATTGGGTTGGTTAGAGAGAGATGCAGCAGCAAAGTAAATTACATTAATTGTGCAGAATTAACCCCTTGAATCCTTAACCAAAAGCCtctttgaaatcagtggaagtttTGCCTAATGACTATTAAAAGGCTCTTAAAGGACTCATAAAAAGCTTACGGCTTAGCTCCTTCAAAGACCTCCTAGTGAGGACTAAACTGAAAGTCAGCAATAGAGTTGATAGTATTATACTTTACTCATCACATATATCCTGAATTAACAAATCTATTGCTGAATGCcagtgaggagaagaaaaacGTCACTAAGCTTGTTTGTCCCAATCTCTTTCAACTGGTCTTTCCTCAAATGACCAAGTCATCCAAGCTGGAGCTGCCTGTCACgcaatttctgaaaaataaattaaacagcatTGTAAGCCACTGAATACCATTTCATACGGGTCTGAAGCTGCAACCACAAGCAGGCCTTACTCGCACAACCCTGGAGTTACTAGCTATTAGCGCATGAAAGCCACTTACCTGTGTAAGGGTTGAAACCGATTCTAGAATTAAAGGGCTATGAGAGTGTAtcaggttttgtttgcttctgaTAATACTTTACAATTCTAAAGTTCTAAAGtttgtgaaaagaaagaattctGAATACATACCGAACAGACTATGCACGAGCCAGCTAGCAGCATTTCTTGAGCTCAATCCAAACatattttgttaaaagaaaagcagaatattcaagaaaagaaagatcGCTGCCCATTTTGGGCTGACGCTTACACACCCATCCACATACATAGCTACACAAACATACCACCCCCCGACATATGTGTGCGTCTCTGCACACGTGTAGCTGCTTAGTAACA
This window encodes:
- the MIA3 gene encoding transport and Golgi organization protein 1 homolog isoform X6, with product MAAAPPPPDPRLLLALLLLLPPPPSFLCAAAAGTDLGRRFAERKRCADPECSMLMCRGKARQDFKGPDCRFVNFKKGEAVYVYYKLIGKSIELWAGSVGSDFGYFPKDLLEINHNYSNEELELPTDETDFVCFDGGRDDFDNYNVDELLKSLQETIANEGETEPSDPGTKPAEGIERDVEIEKVDTVKSLDALETDGLALSTEEDKEALAMTEEVDSSLTEGTENTGGDSSDSSHEENSQGDQIAHEHLKGMLHGKLKGLESENTKNTSIPQGEASPLDKENEEVNAYTLLNRELSANLKTKYGSTADAVVSDDEVTRLVTSLEDDFDEDLSINAHDAEESDFADQSEEIPLLSFTAEEETTSPVDSEDDESNDIESQNHEPDEDAKGATELNNQRDNKEELDSDALILKDAFSKSKKSGDSVSVDRSESKQTKEKQDEVMLISKREAPASTQPEDLSKELLRKEPVGTGDLGSKEKTNTTEQFEEQLMVDGTEPHTDKLKSMAVPDPHVLPNLGDDLESKSFVKSKEDALKPPVGHTNRSPERVPLAQIEKDEKKFEDDILEEVLESDLKHKELWEKTKEKVRAENKPSVDVPAKPVEEVKNASQSDLGDTAILKEKLEHGMPIVEKELLRHEDLKQTGVTDRENQKTTSLPKEPEIKRRNLKETPAGEGAPSHRGAVEQPRPWENETEYSEADVKEELSRNLGKMTVFEESIEKSSPEEKSKSTTQNTNGENLTQQGTARTEDTDSDGNLGTNLAKERTLTPEFQSEEPDDEDNPDMKQVEEELLEDENAASAKLLQARAANVQDDKLDVKSTNPELEVLGEAVSVTANPTYETGEETNPFSKEAKKPISMQGASETGNKEADVPVSEHAKLDEMERVMEDDEESSEAEEPSAVEEHNFQFPDTEDSNDFYQRKDHLPEGVSQKDSEEVQNLEHTRNDHQQSAHFPSPADSSAATNDTATGFSESVKRLTIMRDFLDEKRVIRLQKYLGLQHVVRIEAMFHDMKVEMELARKASHNNEDIEKALDQILEFSESSIMDVVGKILDSRVAENKEEVVREMDLYDEESALMDDIQELIYSLRSKYSSASESVPLASIPELEDDQLHVQDGAKQAEYDRVSIRNPNAVDESNQKFQQLEDERPEQPIEKKEERAVNIPPEHEEDNLSDSREAEEGYDSERGSVLEDTSFGSIDSGQSAREDAAAGPEEEAGRPVGRGPEADAASRGVLGQAAPAARQLLRQLVATLPEEIRPGPDFHGLPWEPIIITALVGIATFAIIFWRTCLSVKSRIYQVTEKQLAEKIKNLLQEKTEILEKISEYDQKIKEAKESVKVAREQKDILSDETAELKDTVKGLEEENRQLDDKVKNLRTMLETERKKNEKKQNKVQIALNEAKLSEEKVKSELHHVQEENARLKKSKEQVLTNCIMQLKQLDMDSAPEAKKDGEGPEWSTGEDLANGELPDNENEKMKTQIKQMMDVSRVKTMLSIVEEDRNLLQSKLSDEVTARHELEEQIKKLEHDSCSLQSAKTRLENECKTLQQKVEILGELYQQKEMALQKKLTQEEYERQEKEQKLSAADEKAVLAIEEVKVYKQRIQDMEEELQKTERSYKNQIAAHEKKAHDNWLIARSAERALAEEKREAANLRQKLIEVNQKIVMLQRPLIVKPTPGRPDRQVPPRRGPLSRDGSFGPSPVSGGNPSPTQMIEVPARPLSAPRREGSRGEFGTVVDGPPAPRRPPELPGRMSVPDLGPAVASLISGGPRTSSPSTAMDGVQPSPKESEAPCVTTDSPSSIEPATANPSPKGPPSFPGTPMMTSPVMGPPPPPPVRYGPPPAPLRGHFGPRPLPVPLVRGAPLPPPAARDFLPGPPLGMRDLPPGPLPPPPDPRGYGRGHPPFRPLGPPGPRDYPPGPRLPPPGSRDYTPSPNRDLPPSGPRDYPAGPPPPPPPAGSKDYTQPPAQKP